A region of the Amycolatopsis sp. cg13 genome:
GCGCGACCGGCACCGACTCGAAATTCGGGCCGGAGGACTGGGTCGGTTCCGTCACGACCATGTTCGGCCAGGAGACCAACGGTCTCACCAAGCTGCCCAGCGGGATCTGGCTGCGCGACGCGGTCGGCGACGACCCGGACGCGTGGCTGGGCGCGGCGCACGTCGCCAAGCTCGGCGACTCGACCGGCCTGCTGGTCAAACTGCTCGACGCCGGACAGCGGCTGCCGGTGCACTTCCACCCGACGGATTCGTTCGCCCACAAGCACTTCGACTCGCACTTCGGCAAGACCGAGGCGTGGATCGTGGTCGGCACCTACGGCGACGATCCGCGTGTGTACCCGGGTTTCCGGGAGACGCTGAGCAAGGACACCGTCGCCGAATGGACCCGCGAACAGGACGCGCCGAGCATGTTGGGCGCGCTCAACAGCATCCCGGTGCAGGCGGGCGACACGGTCTACATTCCGGCCGGGCTGCCGCACGCGATCGGCGAGGGCGTGTTCGTGGTCGAACTGCAGCAGCCGACTGACTTCTCGCTGACCCTGGAATGGCGTGATTTCCTTGCCTCGCCGGAAAAGGGCCACCTCGGGATCGGCTTCGACACCGCGATCGAAACGCTCGACACCTCGGGCTGGGACGAAGACCGGCTCAAGACGATCGTGAAGCACACCTCCGGCGACGAAGCGACCACAGTGGACTTGCTCGCGCCGGGTTCGGCGGAGTTCTTCCGCGCCGACCGTATTCAGTTGTCCGGCAACGCTTTCTCTCTCGACCCGTCGTTCAGCGTGCTCGTCGCGCTCGACGGCGAGGGCACCCTGCGCACCGAGCACGGCGGCGAGTTCCCGGTGGCCAAGGGCGACACCTACGCGGTGCCGTTCTCCGCGGGCCAGACCGAGCTGTCCGGCTCGCTCACTGTCATCCGCTGCCGCCCGCCCGCCCCCGAAGGGAGTTAGCGCCGATGAGCGAGATCCTGCTCGAAGCGGTGGACCTGACCAAGCACTACGGATCGGTGGAAGCCTTGGGCGGCGCGTCTTTCCAGGCGCGCGCGGGCGAGGTGACCGCATTGATCGGCGACAACGGCGCGGGCAAATCCACGCTCGTGAAGTGCCTGTCCGGGGCTGAACAGCCGACGTCGGGCCGGATCTTGCTCGAGGGCGAGGAAGTCCATTTCGATTCGCCGGTGGCCGCGCGCCGGGCCGGGATCGAGACGGTGTACCAGGATCTCGCTGTCGCGATGGAGCTGGACCCGGCCGCGAATCTGTTCCTGGGCCGGGAAATCCCGCGCAAGGGCATCCTCGGCAAGCTCGGCATGCTCGACAAGGCGGAAATGCGGCGGCAGGCGGTCACCGAGTTCGAGAAGCTTGGCGTCAAGCTGCAGAGCACCGAGGTGCCGATCGGCTCGTTGTCCGGCGGGCAGCGGCAAAGCGTCGCCGTAGCCCGGTCGGTGGCGTGGGCGTCGAAGGTCGTGTTCATGGACGAACCGACCGCGGCGCTGGGCGTGCGGCAGCGCGGACGGGTGCTGGACGTGGTCAAGAAGGTCCGGGACAAGGGCATCGCGGTGGTGCTGATCAGCCACAACATGCCCGACGTGCTTTCGGTTTCGGACCGGATCGAGGTGCTGATGCAGGGCAGGCGCGTCGCCCGGTTCGCCGGTGCGGACACGAAACTCGAGGATCTGGTCGCGGCGATGACCGGCGCGCTGGTCCAGGAGGAGGCGGTATGAGCGCACCGGTCAAGGACATCCAGGCCACTGTGGACGACGAGTTCGTCAAGCCGCCGCTGGGAAAGCGGCTCGTCGGGGCCAACACGTTCTGGATCGCGCTGGTGCTGATCGCGCTGATCGCGGTCTTCACCGCACTCGCGCCCGGCCAGTTCGCGACCCTGTTCACCTTCCAGACGCTGCTGAACGAAACCTCCGTGCTGCTGGTGCTCTCGGTCGGCATGACGTTCGTGATCATCACCTCCGGCATCGACCTTTCCGTCGGGTCGGTGCTGATCTTCGCCGGCATGGTCGCGGGCAAGACCATGGAAGCGCTCAGCGGCGGCGACGCCACCCACGCCGGGGGGAGCGTCATCACGGCCGGGCTCGTCGCGGCGGTGCTCGCGGGCACGATCTGGGGCCTGATCAACGGGTTCCTGATCGCGGTGGCGGGCATCCCGCCGCTGATCGTCACGCTCGGGACCATGGGCGCCGCGCTCGGCGTGTCGTACCTGCTCAACGGCGGGTCGGACGTGCGCAGCGTGCCCACTGCGCTGAACCAGACCCTCGGCTACGGCACGTCGTTCGGCGGGATTCCTAACCTGGTGCTGGTGGCCGTGGTGATCACGCTGATCGGCGCGTGGCTGCTGCACACCACGCGGTTCGGCCGCTACACCTTCGCGGTCGGATCGAACGCCGAGGCGGCGCGGCGGGCGGGCATCGGCGTGACCGCGCACCTGCTGAAGGTGTACCTGCTGACCGGTTTCCTGGCCGGAATCGCGGGTTTCATGTCGCTGGCGTACCAGAACTCGACCACGATCTCGGCGCACACCAACGACAACCTGAACGCCATCTCCGCGACGGTGATGGGCGGCACCAGCCTTTTCGGCGGCGTCGGTTCGATGCTGGGCACGGTGATCGGGGTGTTCATCCCGGCGGTGCTGAACAAGGGCTTGAACATCACGCACGTGCAGGACTACTGGCAGTACATCGCGATCGGCGCGGTCCTGATCGCGGCGGTGTGGTTCGACCAGCGCCGCCGCCGCAAGCGCAACTCCCGCTGAATCGGTCCCCGAGTACAAAGAGGTGCTTACGATGAAGTTCAGCAAAACCGTCCTCGCCGCGGGGACTCTCGCGTCCGCGGCGATGCTGGTGACCGCGTGCGGCACCGGGCAGATCGGGCAGAGCGGGTCCGGGGACAAACCCGGCGGCAGCTCGGCGAACAGCAAGAAGCTGGCGCTGGTGCCGGGAGTGCAGGCGGAGCCGTTCTACATCTCGATGCAGTGCGGCGCCGAGGCCGAAGCGAAGAAGCTCGGCTATGAACTGACCACCCAGGCGCCGCAGAAGTTCGACGCGGCCATGCAGACTCCGATCGTCAACGCGATGGGTTCCAACCCGCCCGCCGCGCTGCTCGTCGCGCCGACTGACGACCAGGCGATGCTCGCGCCGATCCA
Encoded here:
- a CDS encoding class I mannose-6-phosphate isomerase; its protein translation is MTKHLEPVALPANQPPQFYRGGDAIAALRGATGTDSKFGPEDWVGSVTTMFGQETNGLTKLPSGIWLRDAVGDDPDAWLGAAHVAKLGDSTGLLVKLLDAGQRLPVHFHPTDSFAHKHFDSHFGKTEAWIVVGTYGDDPRVYPGFRETLSKDTVAEWTREQDAPSMLGALNSIPVQAGDTVYIPAGLPHAIGEGVFVVELQQPTDFSLTLEWRDFLASPEKGHLGIGFDTAIETLDTSGWDEDRLKTIVKHTSGDEATTVDLLAPGSAEFFRADRIQLSGNAFSLDPSFSVLVALDGEGTLRTEHGGEFPVAKGDTYAVPFSAGQTELSGSLTVIRCRPPAPEGS
- a CDS encoding ATP-binding cassette domain-containing protein — protein: MSEILLEAVDLTKHYGSVEALGGASFQARAGEVTALIGDNGAGKSTLVKCLSGAEQPTSGRILLEGEEVHFDSPVAARRAGIETVYQDLAVAMELDPAANLFLGREIPRKGILGKLGMLDKAEMRRQAVTEFEKLGVKLQSTEVPIGSLSGGQRQSVAVARSVAWASKVVFMDEPTAALGVRQRGRVLDVVKKVRDKGIAVVLISHNMPDVLSVSDRIEVLMQGRRVARFAGADTKLEDLVAAMTGALVQEEAV
- a CDS encoding ABC transporter permease; translation: MSAPVKDIQATVDDEFVKPPLGKRLVGANTFWIALVLIALIAVFTALAPGQFATLFTFQTLLNETSVLLVLSVGMTFVIITSGIDLSVGSVLIFAGMVAGKTMEALSGGDATHAGGSVITAGLVAAVLAGTIWGLINGFLIAVAGIPPLIVTLGTMGAALGVSYLLNGGSDVRSVPTALNQTLGYGTSFGGIPNLVLVAVVITLIGAWLLHTTRFGRYTFAVGSNAEAARRAGIGVTAHLLKVYLLTGFLAGIAGFMSLAYQNSTTISAHTNDNLNAISATVMGGTSLFGGVGSMLGTVIGVFIPAVLNKGLNITHVQDYWQYIAIGAVLIAAVWFDQRRRRKRNSR